The Macaca fascicularis isolate 582-1 chromosome 5, T2T-MFA8v1.1 genome segment ctgtATATAAAGTGTACCAAAAAGATGTGTTTTAtgagaaaaattataagaaaggCACAAATCTTTCTGGTGTGGAGACTGGAGACGATGTGCAGAAATGGCACGTcgaaaggggaaggaaaagaaggaagaacaggtcATCAGCCTCGGACCTCAGGTGGCTGAAGGAGAGAATGTATTTGGTGTCCGCCATATCTTTGCATCCTTCAGTGACACTTCTGTCCATGTCACTGATCTTTCTGGCAAAGAAACCATCTGCCGTGTCACTGGTGGGATGAGGGTGAAGGCGGACCGAGACAAATCCTCGCCATATGCTGCTATGTTGGCTGCCCAGGATGTGGCCCAGAAGTGCAAGGAGCTGGGTATCACTGCCCTACGCATCAAACTCCAGGCCACAGGAGGAAATAGGACCCAGGACCGGGGACCTGGGGCCCAGTCGACCCTCAGAGCCCTTGCCCGCTCCGGTATGAAGATCGGGCAGATTGAGGACGTCACCCCCATCCCCTCTGACAGCACTCGCAGGAAGGGGGGTCACCATGGTCACTGTCTGTGAACAAGACTcctcaaaatattttgttaataaattgccttcatggccgggtgcggtggctcacgcctgtaatcccagcactttgggaggccgaggcgggcggatcacaaggtcaggagatcgagaccacggtgaaaccccgtctctactaaaaattacaaaaaattagccgggcgtggttgtgggcgcctgtagtcccagctactcgggaggctgaggcaggagaatggcgtgaacccgggaggcggagcttgcagtgagccgagatcgcgccactgcactccagcctgggctgggcgacagagcgagactccgtctcaaaaaaaaaaaaaaaaaaaaaaaaaaattgccttcatgtaaaacaaaggcagaaatatgtattatttattgagaaaaaggaataattttaaggttatttcaaaatatggattcaggaaggaaacagaaacaaGATAAAAAGGAACCAGCaagtatgagagagagagagagagagagagagagagagagagatgaagagcGTCATGGGAGTGAAGATGCAGTTTTGGtaagaaacattttttcttttttgagatggagtctcactctatgacccaggttggagtgcaacggtgtgatctcggctcactgcaacctccgcctcccgggttcaaatgattctcctgcctcagcctccccagtagctgggattacaggtgcgtgccaccatacccagttaatttttgtatttttagaagacacggggttttgccatgttggccaggctggtcttgaactcctgaccccaggtgatctgccggcctcagcctcctaaagtgctgggattacagacatgaggcactgtgcctggtccataagaaagatttttaaaagagaataattttgcATGAGAAAGAATCTGATATGGTAATTTTTTGTCCTAAAGTAGAATCTCTAGTTATTTAAGaaagacaggctgggcacggtggctcatgcctgtagtctcagctgcttgggaggctaaggagggaggattgcttgagcctgcaacgtccaggctgcagtgagccatgatcctaccactgtactcagcctgggtgacagagcgagacctatttaaaaaaaaaaaaaaaaaggccgggcgtggtggctcaaacctgtaatcccagcactttgggaggccgagactggcggatcacgaggtcaggagatcgagaccatcctggctaacatggtgaaaccccatctctactaaaaaatacaaaaaaattagccgggtgacgtggtgggcgcctgtagtcccagctactccggaggctgaggcaggagaatggcaggcacccgggaggcggagcttgcagtgagctgagatctggccactgcactccagcctgggcgacagagcgagactccgtctcaaaaaaaaaaaaaaaaaaaaaaaaaaaggaacaaaataaaagaaaaagaaagacaaggcaGAAAGTTGAAGGATATCGTCAAGGCTCTGAGAAGTTGTGATAAGGTTCACAAAGGATGAATTTATGAAAGGAATTTGTGTGTGATCCAGTTGGTTATAATTAAGAgaattatttctaagtttttctgAAGATTGAACTTTTCATCccctatgttatttatttttatttatttttaaattttgtttgagatggagtctcactctgtcgcccaatcTGGcgtggagtgaagtggcatgatctaggctcactgcaacctccgcctcccaggttcaagtgattctcctgcctcagcctctcaagtagctgggactacaggcatgcaccacgactcctatttatttatttatttttagtagagatggggtttcaccacattggccaggctggtctgtaactcctgatcgcaaatgatctgcccacctcagcctttcaaagtgctgggattacagatgtgagccaccacgcctggccacatactctatgttatttatttgtttacaaaatttttaaaggttGGCTGAAATGCCTGGGCTtcagtgaccctcccacctcagcctcctgagtagctgggaccacaggcacatgccaccacatcaggctttGTCCCCTGCCTTAGAACAAAGTTTTCTTGAGCTAGTGGTCTGCTCATAGTAAAACTGCAAGAGGTTTAGATTTTTAATTCTCTGCagcacttttctgtttttttattttctccatttaattTCCCTTGTTTCAGGTCAGAAATGCTGTCTTCTTCATTTAGAGTGGAAATTTCATTCCTTGAGGTAGAGCTTTCCTCTTAGAGCATCTCAGACTCGTGTTTCAGAAGTTCAGCTTTTGCTACATCTTGCAGCCTGTGATTCTCAGGACACGCACCACTGCCTCCAGCTCCTTCTCCCCATCAGAGGGCCTGGGATGGTGACGCTGTGCTTCAGCCTTTTTGTCAGCTCCTGTATCTCTCCCCTCTGATTCTAACTCTTTGTTATGAGCTGATGCTGAAATGTCTGTCTTGAAGACCTggaaaaacaatgttttcttcCCGTATAATTTCACCCGTCTTCCTGGGTTTTCTTGATGTGTCTGAATTGTCCGTGTAACCAGGAAACTTCTCATGCTTTTGGTTTTCCTAACAGCCACGTATTCTCCTGCTCAAGCTACTAACTGTCTCATTTACATTCCTCTCTAATACGGTGTGCGCTCAAAACCTTGGACACACGCACACTCTTCCCGTGTCTGGTTAAACTGAGTACATTTTCATCAGGTTTGACTTTCAGGTAAACTAAACGGGTGTCCCATAAGTGGAAGAAATCACATGGCAGGAGGTTCTTCTTTACCTTTTTGGTGACTggcctcaaaaaacaaagattttcaaGATAACTTCCTGAGTtgcctttatttgttttttaaattactcagGAAAACTGAGTTTTGAAAGggttgtttttttaatccatataTCTTTCTGTATTGCTTTTGAAGTATTTGACTATCACTCTGGTTAAATAAATGACTGTTATTTCACAGTGACCTGTGATCCTGTTTTGATCAAGTGTTTTGAACCTTTTGACATCTTTGGCAGCTGGAAGACTCAGGGTGGGTGGAAGACACCAGCGAGCCAGGAGGTGGGGAGAAGCCCTGGCTATCTGCAGAACCGGGCAGGTCTCAGCTGAGGGAGGCCTGTGGCCCAGCAGGAGGCCCAGCAGGAGGCCCAACAGCTGGTGGGAGTGGGCAGGGGAATGCCCTGGTGGGGGAGTTGGGAGGGGACAGGGGACCTTGAGGGCCTCAGCTGCGTCAGGGCTTGCACTTCCACTGGAGTTGAGAGGGGAGCTGTGAAGCCTCCTGCTTGGTGGCAGTGTCTGATGTGATCCCAAAGGCCCCTCTGCCACTCATAGCTGCCAGGAGGCTCATCCACAGCCCGTGGTGCCTGTGCTGCCcacagaggcaggaggacggctagaacccaggagttcgagaccagcgtgggcaacataaagagaccctgtctctaaaaaaatctaaaaattagccaggcatggtggcacgtgcctatagtcccagctatgtgggaggccaaggcatgctgtctctccaacaaacaaacaaacaaacaaaacaaaaaaacaaacaaggagaGGACACTaagctaagtgaaataggccagtccagccacaaaaggacaaacactgtGAGATCCCACGCAAGTGAGGCCCCAGAGTGGCCACATTCATAGAGAGAAAGTAGAGGCTGCGGGAAGCGGGGGGACGATGGGGAGTTATTGCTTAAATGAGGACATTttaccaacattttaaaataaagttctcTCTGACTGCTTTGTGGAGACTGGACTACAGGGGGCTGGAAAAAGGGAGACGGTGAGGAGGCGACTCCCCAAGCCCAGGTGAGGGGCTGGGACCAAGAGCAGAGAGGCATGGGGTGGAGAGAATTCCCAGGGCTGTAGGGATGGAGCTGACAGGGCTTCTGGAAGGATTGTTGAGGGCTCAGGGAAGGGGACATGGAAAGGCGGGGGACAGGTATCGCTTATAAACACCCGGGAGGAGCAGGCAAAAATGGGAGGGAGGGGACCCAGACCCGACAGGAGCGGGCTCCAGACGGAAAGGGGTAGGCACTGGCCGGCCGGAGAGGTGCGGGTCGCCGAGGGGGCgccaggtttgttttgtttggatgTGAGGGAATCTCAACCCGTTTGCTAGAAAGAACAGTAGGGTGGGGGCTGTGCCTTGGGAGGAGGCGGCTGGGAGGAAGCGAAGGTGCACGGGCGGCCCGACGGCACAGCGATGTCcccaggagaggagggggagagggagtgTGTCGGGCGGCGGTGGCCAGATTGGATAGTGGGACGAAATAGGTCCTCAGGCCCtgggtgcccgggacgtgggaGAAGGTGCGTGAGGGGTGTACGAGGAAGGGGGTGCGGTGAGGCCGAAGGCAGCCAGGGGCCATCCAGACCCTGGGAGGGGGGGCAGCAAGCCCGAGACTCCTGGCGACCCAGATGCACCGCCGACTGAGGCCCAGCCCACCTCGCTTCTGCGGAGGCGTTTCCCTTCCCCGCAGGGACGCGGCCATCTGTGGGCGCTAGAGGCAGGGGTGACAGGGCAGGTTTCGAGGGGGCGCAGCGTGGGACCGAAGGGGAGAAGGACGCCTGCGGCCCAGCACGTCCCCGGAGGCACGTCCCCCCCAGGGCTCAGCGGCCCCGGCGACCGCGTGGGGCTCCCCCTCTACGGCTCCCGCCCCACTGGGGGACTGCGACGGCCTGCTCCCGGGCTCGGGGCTCCGGGTGGAGAAGAGCGCGGAAGTGCGCACTAGCCCGACACTCGGGAGGGCCGCTGCCTCCCCGGGCGCCTGGGACACCAACCCGCAGCCCCCACCCATCCCCTCGGGCCCCGCCTGCGTTTCAGCGCGCTAGGGATGCAGTGCACCCCCGAGGCGTGACCAGGTCCCCGAAGCCCGGCGTCGGCCCAACCCGGAGGAGGCAGCAGCGGTCATGGGCACGCTTCCCCAGCCCACCGTCCCAGCCCCGCTCAGGGTCAGGACACCGCGTCCCGCCTGGGCAGGGGCGGCTCTGACCACGCGAGAAGCAGGTGCGTCCGCGGTCCCAGTTTGTGCCGGGAAGACCACCGGCCAGAAGCCCAGAGGTTGGGGATACAAGTCGGCTAGGCGGCGGAGGGGGCGCCCGAGGCTGGGGGTCCTGCACGGCGAGAGGGGCGGCCTCCCGGTAGGGGTGCGGCTCCGCCCACCAAGAAGAGGGTCTGGCGGGAGGTGTGGTTAGTCCCTGAGCTCCTGGCCAAAGCGCGGACTGCtgtggcgggggcgggggggggggggcgccAGCACCCACGTGGGCCTGGGACGCCTTCTGCGGAGGCCACGGCCTGTGTAGGTGTCGGCGTGGGGCCTGGCTCCGACGTCTGAGACCATCTCTCCCAGGGCGTCCGGGGCCCAGATTCGCACTTGCCGGGCGCCCCCAGGGACCACTGGAGGCACCGCGCTCTTTAAGGCCAACAGCCCTGAGTTCATGGGGCTGAAATCGGCACAGAGAGGCCGAGGACCTGTGGTTGGGGCTCCCAGCAAGCGGTTCTCCGGGCTCCGAGGACAccgagaggaggagaggaggaccctggggaaggggtgggcaGCCGGGAGGGACCGAGGAGGCTGGTGCCCACTCTGACGCCCGAGGATCAACGAGAGGCTGGGTCAGGGAAAGGCCGGGCGAGGGCCGATCCCCCGAGCTGATCCCCCAGGCCAGCTCTCTCCGGGCGGCGCGACCCCACACTGGACACTACCCGCCCGGGGTCGGAGGCCAGGCTTTTGCATGCACCGCTCCCCGCCACTCGCGAACATCTAGCAGCTCCCTCAGGATCGCCCCCGACCTGCTGAGATCCAGCCAAAGATCTCCCACTTCCTCAGCTTTGCTTCGCCGGCAGTGCGCCCTGGAGGTCTCGCCCTGGCGCcgcctcctccaggcagccctcTAGACTGCATCGGCTATGGGCCTGGACGCTGCTCCCGGGGCAGCCCCCGGCCAGGGTTAGGCACACCCGACTCCTGGAGCGTCCTAGGTGCCTCTAAACGCGTGGCCAGCGCAGTCTCGGGTTTCCATGACGACGACGTCTGATGGGGAACCCGGGCGGGGTCGGGTCGGAGCGCATGCGCGGTGCGCGCCGGACGCGGAACGTCTGCCGGTGTCGCCCGCGCTG includes the following:
- the LOC102134187 gene encoding small ribosomal subunit protein uS11-like, with the translated sequence MARRKGKEKKEEQVISLGPQVAEGENVFGVRHIFASFSDTSVHVTDLSGKETICRVTGGMRVKADRDKSSPYAAMLAAQDVAQKCKELGITALRIKLQATGGNRTQDRGPGAQSTLRALARSGMKIGQIEDVTPIPSDSTRRKGGHHGHCL